The genomic interval CTGGCGCCTTCAGCGGCGCCTGCGCTCAGCGCAGGATCTGCTGGCGTGGAGCGAGCAGGCAGCTGTGCTCATGGGGGCCTTCGAGCGTGCCCTGCGCCAGTCTGGGCCGGACGCCCCCTCAGATGTGGTTCTCAACCGCATTGACTGGGGGCTGGAGCATCTTCGGCGGCAGTCAACCGCCATCCGGCGCCCGCTGGCAAGGCATGAACGTCGGCTAGCAGACCAGCTGGAAGCCTGCCTGACACAAGCTTATGAGCTGCGCAACCAAACACTGAGCTACCTGATTCGTTGGGAGGCTGACCGCGGGGACTTCTCCGCCAGGCGCTGGGCCCACGCCACGCGGCGCGAGCGGGATGAAGCGTTGCTGCCGGCGCTGCAGGTCCTGCGCCGGCTGAATGCCGTCCTGGCGGAGGTGGCCCCTCGCTTGCAGGGTGTGGCCGGCGAATGGACGATTCGCCAGCAGCCCCCACCGCTCGCCGGATGATGATACACTCCGCCTCAGCGGCCGCAGGCATCCACAGCAGGTCGTCGGGGAGGGAAGCCATGGCAGCCAGCTACCTGGAGAGCCTGCTCGCGCAGAACGAGAAGGTCCTGCGCGTCGCCCGCCAGCATTGGACCATCCTGCTGCGCGCAATCGTGTTGGAGATCGCTATTATTCTGGTCCTGTTCGTGGCTACGACCATCGCCGGCGCGTTCTTTGCCCCGCTGTTCCTGGCCTACTTGCTGATCTTGGTCCCGCTGGTTCTACTGGTCCTCGATGTCCTGCGCTGGTGGAACCTGCAGTACGTCGTCAGCAACCGACGCGTAATCCAGGTCTCGGGTGTGTTCAACAAGGCGACCATCGATTCGTCGCTTGAGAAAGTGAACGACGTCAAGATGGAGCAGTCGTTCTTCGGCCGCGTACTGGACTACGGCGACATCGACATTCTGACCGCCAGTGAGCTGGCGGTGAACCGGTTCAGGCGCATCAGCCAGCCGATCGCCTTCAAGACGGCCATGTTGAATGCCAAGGAGCAGATGGGGTCCGACAGTAGCTAGCGCCAGACCGGCGCGGCGGGTCACCGGGCACCTGCGACGAGACTGAGCGTGAGTTGTGGGGTAGCCCCACAACTCACGCTTTCCCCTTGCTGGAGCGGAATTCTCGGACACACCCGAGCCCGGTGCTGGATTGGGATAGACGAACTCGCAGCGGCTTCGCCTGGAGGCAGACGTCACAAGCCCTCGGCGCGGAGCAACCGTTCGACCTCCAGCTGGGTCAACGGGTGATAACCCGGACGGGCCCGTTGGTAGAGCGGGCGGGCCTTCGAGCGCGTCCAATGCGTCTGGGCCACTGCGCGGAAGAGGCGCATCAGGCTCAGGCGCGAGCCGGAGGCAAGCAGCAGCGCCTCGGCCCGCGGCCAGACGGCGAGGTAGCCGCTGCGAATAGCCAGGCTGTAGAAGAGCGACTGGGTCATGAAGCGCCGGCAGTGCGGCATGTCCAGGGCCTGATCGAGCTGGCGGCAGGTCTCTGGCGAGAGACAGTCAGGAAGCATCTGCAGGAAGAGTACCAGCTGATCCGGCGTCCACTTCCTGGCCTGCGCCTTGGAGAGCGCGCCGGCTGCCAGGAAGGAAATGGCCGCCGCCTCGACTGCATCGTAGGCCGCTGAGTGGAAGGCGGGACCCCCGGCGGGATAGCCGGGCTGGTAGATCCACTCCTCAATCGGCACCCGGTCGAAGGCCTGCGGCAGATTCTGGCGCAAGTAAGCTAGGAACTGCTCCGTGGTGATTGAGCGGAAGGCGTGCAGCTGGATGTAGCCGTGGATGAAGGCGTCGAAGACCTCGCGCCCGACCGATTGCTCGATCAGCATCAACAGGAACAGGCCCTTGTAGTAGGGGACGCGCGAGAACACATCCTCCGGATCGACGCCTAGCATCGGAAACTTCAGTTGGGTGTACTGCGGCGTCGGGCGGAAGCGCTCGTAGTCCTCGAACAGCAGGTTGCGGTCGCGCACCGCGGCCAACTCGACGTACTCGCGCCCGTACAGCCGCTCGCAAATCCGGTACTCAGCGTAGGTCGTCCAACCCTCGTTCAGCCAGAAATCCTCCCAGGTGGCGTTGGTCACCAGGTTGCCGGTCCACGAATGGGCCAGCTCGTGCGCCACCAGGCTGGTGTCGGCGCGGTCGCCGGTAAGGAAGATGGCGTTGGCGAAGGTCAGGCGCGGGTTCTCCATCCCGCCATAGGGGAATGACCGCGGCAGGATCAGCAGGTCGTAGCGGTCCCACAAGTAGGGGCCATACAGTCCCTCGGCGATCTGCAGCATCTGCTCGGTTTCGGCGAACTCCCAGGCAGCGGCCTCGATCAGCGCCGGCTCGGCGTAGATCCGGCAGCGCGAGGTGATGT from Anaerolineales bacterium carries:
- a CDS encoding M1 family metallopeptidase; amino-acid sequence: FDFHFDFDNRTTHGHARYALDRPGGGPLFLDTHAIKIQRVQAGEASVPWSFDAEDAILGRRLSLQLPPGAAEFEIEFQLPPTARALQWMEASQTAGGRHPFLYSQCQAIHARSLFPCQDTPSVRFTYRARLHVPKPLVGLMAAAPEGQSEQGGQGVFSFHMPQPIPSYLFGLAVGDLASHDITSRCRIYAEPALIEAAAWEFAETEQMLQIAEGLYGPYLWDRYDLLILPRSFPYGGMENPRLTFANAIFLTGDRADTSLVAHELAHSWTGNLVTNATWEDFWLNEGWTTYAEYRICERLYGREYVELAAVRDRNLLFEDYERFRPTPQYTQLKFPMLGVDPEDVFSRVPYYKGLFLLMLIEQSVGREVFDAFIHGYIQLHAFRSITTEQFLAYLRQNLPQAFDRVPIEEWIYQPGYPAGGPAFHSAAYDAVEAAAISFLAAGALSKAQARKWTPDQLVLFLQMLPDCLSPETCRQLDQALDMPHCRRFMTQSLFYSLAIRSGYLAVWPRAEALLLASGSRLSLMRLFRAVAQTHWTRSKARPLYQRARPGYHPLTQLEVERLLRAEGL
- a CDS encoding PH domain-containing protein, which codes for MAASYLESLLAQNEKVLRVARQHWTILLRAIVLEIAIILVLFVATTIAGAFFAPLFLAYLLILVPLVLLVLDVLRWWNLQYVVSNRRVIQVSGVFNKATIDSSLEKVNDVKMEQSFFGRVLDYGDIDILTASELAVNRFRRISQPIAFKTAMLNAKEQMGSDSS